A portion of the Bacillus rossius redtenbacheri isolate Brsri unplaced genomic scaffold, Brsri_v3 Brsri_v3_scf27, whole genome shotgun sequence genome contains these proteins:
- the LOC134543992 gene encoding rho GTPase-activating protein 17-like translates to MADRSSSSRPPVGRSIDPRIRKTYLKCSPDAAGQRRTLTRPRSTAPPRRASVSSSRPDVPVVLAVPPSVARVAAPSSYAGPAATTALTVLASLTTTTTTTTTCSSPLSASRVTAALLPMSEELWTLTAGNLSDSDSSQHSGQRTPSSAGRSSPSGSQHSQADVLLSQAIGPLHRPAAVPPPAAASPPPAALSYSPGPVLPQGFLAGIPRAEHAVVDVSDFGLTPPAAPIVTLAAPVPRPEPSASPAASAASAAPSVVLSSTPASEADSDAGRVRLGKRRTEPAPAKFSWAEDPIVESLPLAAAAAPPSSPPSDPPPKMQRGKVGPRHHAKNSGRSASPPLMAPPPPVSDRATPSSAPAAGGAGRSSSRSSSRSSSVRGRRHQSSPRGRGPLHSSQEAGPSTRAPAPLSSAPMPDSAAPGSRQSAKSKKPPLIVCRGGLSPSALKDMASLRAQFTADFKATHYAGSSTFQMANKDDHFRMCQHLRALGKRFHTWTCAEDRNARVILRRLHIDTPTEDISDALNERDIPHHTVVRLQSRQEFPEPLPLFLVVLQGMGPLHKALQLTNLCGVGVTVEPFRGGGRLVQCFRCQHFGHTTHGCDEALRCVRCGDAHASRDCQRPASEPATCCNCGGDHPANYSKCPHRLRKLASLEQRKEQQQARRPAQAPPPSTFSGGRRVAGTSFAAAVSGPPPTSSAHRPTPAEDPPTADVLRELLDMLRSLDVCSWLRKLAAHVRSFLQAPTLSAKFEVLLLASADLLAASSGAAAPPAASARR, encoded by the coding sequence ATGGCTGATCGTTCTTCGAGTTCTCGCCCGCCTGTTGGTCGGTCAATTGACCCTCGCATCCGCAAGACCTACCTGAAATGTTCGCCCGACGCAGCTGGTCAGAGGCGCACGCTGACGCGGCCGCGCAGCACTGCCCCTCCGCGGCGCGCTTCTGTGTCCAGCTCGAGGCCTGATGTTCCTGTGGTGCTAGCTGTCCCCCCTTCTGTCGCCCGTGTTGCCGCTCCTTCCAGTTACGCTGGTCCTGCTGCCACGACTGCGCTGACCGTGCTGGCGTCActcaccaccaccacgaccacgacTACCACCTGTTCGTCGCCGCTGTCTGCTTCGCGGGTCACGGCGGCGCTCTTGCCCATGTCTGAAGAGCTGTGGACTCTGACGGCGGGCAACCTGTCTGACTCTGACTCTTCGCAGCACTCAGGGCAGCGGACCCCCAGCTCTGCAGGCCGCTCTTCGCCCTCCGGCTCGCAGCACAGTCAGGCTGATGTGCTGCTGTCGCAGGCTATTGGCCCTCTTCATCGCCCCGCTGCGGTGCCGCCCCCTGCTGCGGCCTCTCCTCCGCCTGCGGCGCTGAGCTATTCGCCTGGTCCTGTGCTGCCCCAGGGGTTCCTCGCGGGCATTCCGCGAGCTGAGCACGCCGTGGTGGACGTGTCTGACTTCGGCCTCACCCCGCCTGCTGCGCCCATTGTCACGCTGGCTGCTCCAGTGCCTCGTCCTGAGCCTTCTGCGTCGCCGGCAGCTTCCGCGGCTAGTGCTGCTCCTTCAGTGGTGCTCAGCTCTACTCCCGCCTCTGAGGCCGACTCGGACGCCGGACGCGTCCGTCTGGGCAAGCGGCGCACGGAGCCCGCCCCTGCCAAATTTTCCTGGGCTGAGGACCCCATTGTCGAGTCGCTGCCTCTCGCCGCGGCTGCTGCGCCGCCGTCCAGCCCGCCTAGTGACCCGCCTCCGAAGATGCAGCGCGGCAAGGTCGGTCCCCGGCACCACGCCAAGAATTCCGGTCGCAGTGCCTCGCCGCCCCTCATGGCGCCGCCTCCTCCTGTGTCGGACCGTGCCACGCCGTCTTCTGCACCTGCCGCTGGTGGGGCCGGCCGCAGTTCGAGTCGCTCGTCTTCTCGCTCCTCTTCCGTTCGCGGCCGCCGTCACCAGTCTTCGCCCCGTGGTCGTGGGCCCCTGCACTCCTCCCAGGAGGCTGGCCCCTCGACTCGAGCGCCTGCGCCGCTCTCGTCTGCGCCCATGCCGGACTCTGCTGCTCCTGGGTCCCGGCAGTCAGCCAAGTCCAAGAAGCCGCCTTTGATTGTGTGCCGTGGTGGGCTCTCCCCGTCTGCGCTCAAGGACATGGCGTCGTTGCGCGCGCAGTTCACCGCTGACTTCAAGGCGACGCATTACGCGGGTTCCTCGACGTTCCAAATGGCGAACAAGGATGATCACTTCCGCATGTGCCAACACTTGCGTGCTCTGGGCAAGCGCTTTCACACCTGGACTTGCGCCGAAGATCGCAATGCCCGTGTCATCCTCCGTCGGCTGCACATTGATACGCCCACCGAGGATATTTCGGACGCTTTGAATGAGCGCGACATCCCGCACCACACGGTGGTCCGCCTGCAGTCGCGCCAGGAATTTCCTGAGCCACTGCCTCTGTTCCTGGTTGTGCTGCAGGGCATGGGCCCGCTCCACAAGGCCCTCCAACTTACCAACCTGTGTGGAGTCGGCGTCACTGTGGAACCGTTCCGTGGGGGTGGTCGCCTCGTACAATGTTTTCGGTGCCAGCACTTTGGCCACACAACCCACGGCTGTGATGAGGCCCTGCGCTGCGTGCGCTGCGGTGACGCACATGCTTCCCGGGACTGTCAGCGCCCTGCTTCCGAGCCCGCGACGTGCTGCAACTGTGGCGGAGACCATCCGGCCAACTACTCCAAATGCCCTCACCGCCTCCGCAAGCTGGCGTCTCTGGAACAGCGGAAGGAACAGCAGCAGGCCCGCCGTCCCGCGCAGGCGCCTCCCCCCTCTACCTTTAGTGGTGGCCGTCGTGTCGCGGGCACCTCTTTCGCTGCGGCTGTCTCGGGGCCCCCGCCTACTTCTTCTGCCCACCGGCCCACTCCTGCGGAGGATCCGCCTACTGCTGACGTCCTGCGGGAGCTGCTCGACATGCTCCGCAGCTTGGATGTCTGCTCTTGGCTCCGCAAGCTCGCCGCTCACGTCCGCTCCTTTCTCCAGGCGCCCACCTTGTCTGCGAAGTTTGAGGTCTTGCTGCTGGCGTCCGCCGATCTGCTTGCTGCGTCGTCTGGTGCTGCCGCTCCTCCCGCTGCTTCTGCTCGCCGATGA